TCGGCCTCCTTGAACTTTCCGTGCTGCAAGCGGCAGAAGCCAAGTAACCGATGGACATCGCTTGACTGCCAAGCAAGCTCGGGGAGCAGTTGTGCGTCCTCGTGGTCGGGAAGTTGCTTAATCCTAATGTCGTGCAGGACTTTCTCGAGTTGTCTCTCTGCCGAGTCGTACTTTCCTAGTTCTAAATAAGCGAAAGCTAACTGCCGTTGAAAGCTATTTCGCCCTTTGTCAAATATGACTCCCCGATTCATACCAAGTTTCAACAAAGGCGTCTCAGCGGCTCGGACGGCGAGCGCGTATTCTTCGCGTTCGCGGCGGAGGGTGAAGTAGCGGTACATTGATTGAGCCAACGCAAGCGTGACGATATCTTGCATTTCGTTGGGGGCCACTCCCTTTTCGAGATCCACTTCGGGGACGAGAGTCGATGGGTAGGGGCTACGGAAAAGAGTGAACGTTAGCAACGAACGCTCAAAGGAAACGTCCCACTTTTGAATCGCCTCCCAGGAATTGAAGAGCAGCTTTTCCGCGGAGCCTGGCTTGCCGAGATCGAGATACACATTCGCCAGATAAATCTGCGAAGAGAGTGTCTGATAGTGCGTCGGACCATGCACTTCGTTTTGTCCTGCAGCGGCTTCTTGAAGTAGTTTTTCCGCCTTAGCAGTTTCGCCAACCATCCTTTGCAAGATCCCCAACTTGGCTGCCGTCGCTAACGTGTCTGGGTGGCGATCTCCCAGATGCTCGCGATGCGAGGCCAAGGCTTTTTCCAACTCAGGAATCGCCTTGGGGAGATTATTCAGTGAGGCATAAGCGCTTCCAATGATCTTGTGCGCCTGCGATTCCACTTCCGGGTCATTGCCGAAACGGATCTCGATTCTCTTTGCCGCGTGGTCGAGCGCTTCGACCAGCGTCATGTTGGAGAGTCGCTTGACCGTTGGGTCTTCGTGAAACGCCTGACTGACAATCGCCGGGGAGAGCAGAAATAGATCGTCCGCGTATTCATAGGCAAAGTCTTTCCTTTCCGCTTCGAGTGCATCCTCAGGTAAGTCCAGTTCAAACTCTCCGGCAAAAATGTCGTCTTCGGGATCATCCGGCTGAGGATTCCTCTTCCACTCTTGGAGTGCCTCGTGCGCGCTCAGTTGTAGAAAAAGGTCTTTGCTGAGAAAGTCTAAAGTTGAATTGGCGATGCGTGTCTTTCTCTCGGCCTCGCGCTCCGCCTCGATTGCGCGGTCCCGCTCCTGCACGGCTTGTTCACGCGACTCTTCGAGTTCGATATTCTTTTTCCCAAGTGTACGATTGCTGCTCGCAACAACGCTGGCGATTAGAGCGGCGCTCACAATGCCGGCGACCAACGTCGCCGCTAGCGAGCCGACGATTCGTGGATGTTTTCGAATCCAGCGTTGAGTGCGGCGGACAAGCGGCTCAGGGTAAGCCTCGACCGGCTCGTCGGCGAGAAAGCGTTCGACATCATTTGCTAAACGACGGACCGATCCATATCGGTCTGCTGCTTCGATCGCCATCGCGCGTTCGCAGATGGCGCTGAGAGCCGGGTCGACCCAAGGATTCCACTCGCGGACCGTTTGGCGTTTGCCAAACTGTAGCTTTTCAAAGATCTCCTCAAGCGTTTCGCCCTCGACCGGCTTGCGATTGGTCAGCAACGTATAGAGAGTGGCACCCAAACTATAAACATCAGCCGCTGGGCCCAGCTTGTCGTGTTCCCCGCGTGCTTGCTCGGGGCTCATGTAGTGAGGCGTGCCAATGGCAAAGCTTTGCTGAGTTTCTTCAATGACACTACCAGAGCGCGGAGTGAGTGGTGATTCCTGAGGTGGCAAGCTTTCAGTCGTTTTATTCGAAGACTTTGCTTGTGATATGGGCTTGGCGAGACCCCAATCGACCACGAGTGTTTCTCCGTACTCGCCAAGCATCACGTTGCCCGGCTTCAGGTCGCGATGCAACACGCCGCGTTGGTGGGCGTAATAGACCGCGTTGCACACGTCGAGGAACCGCCCCAGCAAACGCCGCAGTCCAACGGTATCTTGCGAGCGGTCTTCGTTCTCGTGAAACTCGCGGATCGCAGTGGCTAGGTTATCTCCCTTGATGAACCGCATCGCATAATACGGTCGACCATCCGCAGCAGAACCGAGGCCGTAGATTGGGACAATCCCCGGATGCTCTAGTCCGCCAGTGATCTCCGCTTCCAGCACAAACCGTGCACGGCTGGCCTGATCGTCGGCGTACCGCGGTTTGATCTCCTTGAGCGCGACCTCGCGATCAAGTTCCGTATCCAGTGCCACCGAGACCTTCCCAAGCCCACCCTCGTCATGAGGACGAAGAACCCGAAATCGAGCCGTACCTTCGTGCGTCCTCCTGGGTTGTTCAAGCGTCGTGTCAGCCGGCGCATATCCGATTGTGCTGTAAATGTCTGCATCGTTGCGTTCGCGCAATTCGTCAAGCAACGAGTTGGTGTCCGGCCCCACGGTGCAGTACAACGACTCCGCCCCGCCCTGCTTGGCGAGCAACTGCTCCATCAACTCGCGCAGGAGTTGTGCTTCCCCTTCGGCCAGCACATTTTCACGCAACAGAAGCTGATCTAGGCTTTGCTGTTTATCCTGCAGCCACTGATCAACCGCTGACAACAATTGCTGACGCGAGACGAAGCCATTCTGATAAGCGAGGATGCCGAAGAGGAGATGGTTGTCGGGTTGCATGTTCCTACTCGTTAGGTAGGGAGAATCCGAAAAGAATTTGATTGGCCGTATGGTAGGAGGGCAGCAGAAAAGTATGAACTGCCACAGGACCCCTGCCAAGCAATGAGGTTTGAAAGTGACTGCCAGCCTGGTTTAGCTGCCGATGCAGATGGCGATGCGAGATCCTGCAAACCTTGTCACGAAGGGAATCATCGCCTGAATTGAAGCTTGCTCAGTCTTTATAAGTAGAATCTATAGGCCAAGAAACAGATTTGTACGACTGAAATGTGCACCGAGAGCACTTCTTGCGAGTCGGGCAAAGAGTGCTCCCTCTAGGACTCGAACCTAGAACCTACTGATTAAGAGTCAGTTGCTCTGCCAATTGAGCTAAGGGAGCGGAAGCCTTCGCAAGAGCAACCATTGTA
The genomic region above belongs to Lacipirellulaceae bacterium and contains:
- a CDS encoding serine/threonine-protein kinase; translation: MQPDNHLLFGILAYQNGFVSRQQLLSAVDQWLQDKQQSLDQLLLRENVLAEGEAQLLRELMEQLLAKQGGAESLYCTVGPDTNSLLDELRERNDADIYSTIGYAPADTTLEQPRRTHEGTARFRVLRPHDEGGLGKVSVALDTELDREVALKEIKPRYADDQASRARFVLEAEITGGLEHPGIVPIYGLGSAADGRPYYAMRFIKGDNLATAIREFHENEDRSQDTVGLRRLLGRFLDVCNAVYYAHQRGVLHRDLKPGNVMLGEYGETLVVDWGLAKPISQAKSSNKTTESLPPQESPLTPRSGSVIEETQQSFAIGTPHYMSPEQARGEHDKLGPAADVYSLGATLYTLLTNRKPVEGETLEEIFEKLQFGKRQTVREWNPWVDPALSAICERAMAIEAADRYGSVRRLANDVERFLADEPVEAYPEPLVRRTQRWIRKHPRIVGSLAATLVAGIVSAALIASVVASSNRTLGKKNIELEESREQAVQERDRAIEAEREAERKTRIANSTLDFLSKDLFLQLSAHEALQEWKRNPQPDDPEDDIFAGEFELDLPEDALEAERKDFAYEYADDLFLLSPAIVSQAFHEDPTVKRLSNMTLVEALDHAAKRIEIRFGNDPEVESQAHKIIGSAYASLNNLPKAIPELEKALASHREHLGDRHPDTLATAAKLGILQRMVGETAKAEKLLQEAAAGQNEVHGPTHYQTLSSQIYLANVYLDLGKPGSAEKLLFNSWEAIQKWDVSFERSLLTFTLFRSPYPSTLVPEVDLEKGVAPNEMQDIVTLALAQSMYRYFTLRREREEYALAVRAAETPLLKLGMNRGVIFDKGRNSFQRQLAFAYLELGKYDSAERQLEKVLHDIRIKQLPDHEDAQLLPELAWQSSDVHRLLGFCRLQHGKFKEAEQSLRRCLELLGKNSPKDWRTHQAKSLLGETLLGQEEYDSAETQLLGSYEGLVASKEGIPDSEADVIPRAINRLVKLYEAWGKPREAAKWQALLEAKNDQE